CAGTTCATCCCAGAGAGCTTCATAGCTTTATCCTGACACATCGGGCAGGGGAGGCAAGGTTGGACGCGTATGACGGGCTGCGCTTTTCGGTGTTCTCCAGGGACGCGCAAGGTTTAGTCGGCGGAGGGAGCCTTTGCGCCTGAGGCCTTCCTGCCTGCGCCGATTCATAAATAAGTTGACGGCGCCGCGCATTTTTCTTTTGCTGCGCGGGTTGGTGTGCACATGCAAACGACCACACAAGCCATGTCTGCGGGGAACGGCCTGACCTGGGAGGCCGTTAAAAGTTGTTTTCAGCAATATGTGGTGCCCAGCTATGGGCGCTTTGACCTTTGTTTGACACGCGGACGGGGCGCGTGGGTGTGGGACGTGGAAGGCCGCCAGTATCTGGATTTGGGCGCTGGTATTGCGGTATGCAGTCTCGGCCATGCGCACCCGGAGCTGGCGGAGGCGCTGGCGGAGCAGGCCCGCACCCTGGTGCATGTGTCCAACCTTTACTATCACCCTTGGCAGGGGCGGCTGGCCGAGCGTTTGACCCACTTGATTGCCCCGGGCAAGGTGTTTTTCGCCAACAGCGGCGCCGAGGCCAATGAGGGGTTGTACAAACTGGCCCGGCGCTTTGGGCATGAGGAAGGCCGGTTTGAAATCATCACTGCCGTCAACTCCTTTCATGGCCGTACGCTGGCGGGCATCGCCGCCACCGGACAGGACAAGGTCAAGAAGGGGTTTGGCCCTTCCGTGCCGGGCTTCCGGCACGTGCCCTTCAATGATTTGCAGGCCGTGAAGGAGGCGATTTCGCCGGCTACGGTGGCGGTGTTAATCGAGGGAGTGCAGGGTGAAGGTGGCATTACTCCGGCCACGCCGGATTATTT
This is a stretch of genomic DNA from Fontisphaera persica. It encodes these proteins:
- a CDS encoding aspartate aminotransferase family protein, coding for MQTTTQAMSAGNGLTWEAVKSCFQQYVVPSYGRFDLCLTRGRGAWVWDVEGRQYLDLGAGIAVCSLGHAHPELAEALAEQARTLVHVSNLYYHPWQGRLAERLTHLIAPGKVFFANSGAEANEGLYKLARRFGHEEGRFEIITAVNSFHGRTLAGIAATGQDKVKKGFGPSVPGFRHVPFNDLQAVKEAISPATVAVLIEGVQGEGGITPATPDYLLGLRRLCDENRLLLMMDGVQCGYFRTGRFQSFQRILEGISDAEGFLPDAISMAKSLAGGMPMGAFWVRQPYADLLGPGSHATTFGGTPLACAAALKVLDIVERDHLADNARATGDWMKQQLEKLAARFPQWIKSVRGLGFMLGFELADKAEIPAFAAADKPASLQMVQRLHEAGVLTIPSGNQVVRLLPPLNLTQEEAALGIGRIGAVVEKLGC